The Mesorhizobium sp. M1D.F.Ca.ET.043.01.1.1 genome contains a region encoding:
- a CDS encoding DUF1003 domain-containing protein: protein MNKTVEDLANRWLKQKPDGLSALESRVLQSAIDRTTVTSDTNKAVAFHQTFGDRVADTIARIGGSWSFILGFIAFLILWTFGNVWLLTRDAFDPYPFIFLNLVLSMIAALQAPVIMMSQNRQTERDRIDAAHDYQVNLKAEIEIMALHEKLDELRHSEIIGMRDEILRMAEQIRRIDEKLSARSAS from the coding sequence ATGAACAAGACGGTCGAGGATCTGGCGAACCGCTGGCTGAAGCAAAAGCCAGACGGTCTTAGCGCCCTCGAGAGCCGGGTGCTGCAAAGCGCTATCGATCGCACGACCGTCACCAGCGACACCAACAAGGCGGTCGCCTTTCACCAGACCTTTGGCGATCGTGTCGCCGACACCATCGCCAGAATCGGCGGTTCATGGTCCTTCATCCTCGGCTTCATCGCCTTTCTGATCCTATGGACCTTCGGCAATGTCTGGCTTCTGACGCGCGACGCGTTCGATCCGTATCCCTTTATCTTCTTGAACCTGGTGCTCTCCATGATCGCCGCGCTGCAGGCGCCCGTGATCATGATGTCGCAGAACCGCCAGACCGAACGCGACCGCATCGACGCCGCTCATGATTACCAGGTCAACCTGAAGGCGGAGATCGAGATCATGGCCCTGCATGAGAAGCTCGACGAGTTGCGCCACAGCGAGATCATCGGCATGCGCGACGAGATCCTGCGCATGGCCGAGCAGATCAGGCGGATCGACGAGAAGCTGTCGGCGCGATCGGCAAGCTGA
- a CDS encoding RES family NAD+ phosphorylase — protein sequence MSSPTWTPDALSSEGVGLEGKYWRLVEAQHRVSTLKLVDTLDEQGLLEDLIEETKPQIPLECRHLHYLLATPFRYGSIYPYGSRFRRAGKTKGVYYAAETVLTAVAEMAFYRLLFFADSPQTQWPNDAAEYTAFATSIRCEKAVDLTRPPLDRDEKAWTHPTDYAACQAIADVAREAGMQAIRYRSARDPKGANIALLTCRGFAKARPLEPHTWRIRIGSFGVQAICEFPDKRLEFSRTTFADPRLANMRWERGR from the coding sequence ATGTCATCGCCTACCTGGACTCCCGACGCGCTCTCGTCTGAGGGCGTCGGGCTCGAAGGCAAGTATTGGCGGTTGGTCGAGGCGCAGCACCGCGTCTCGACGCTGAAGCTCGTCGACACACTCGACGAGCAGGGCTTGCTGGAGGACCTGATCGAGGAGACCAAGCCCCAGATCCCGCTCGAATGCCGCCATCTGCACTATCTTCTGGCGACGCCCTTCCGCTACGGCTCGATCTATCCGTACGGCTCGCGCTTCCGCCGCGCGGGCAAGACCAAAGGCGTCTACTACGCCGCCGAGACGGTGCTGACGGCGGTGGCGGAGATGGCCTTCTACCGCTTGCTGTTCTTCGCCGATTCGCCGCAGACGCAATGGCCGAACGACGCGGCCGAATACACCGCCTTTGCCACGTCGATCAGATGCGAGAAGGCCGTCGACCTCACCCGGCCGCCGCTCGACCGCGACGAGAAGGCGTGGACGCATCCGACCGACTATGCCGCCTGCCAGGCCATTGCCGACGTCGCGCGCGAGGCCGGGATGCAGGCGATCCGCTACCGCTCGGCGCGCGACCCGAAGGGCGCCAACATCGCGCTTCTGACCTGCAGGGGTTTTGCCAAGGCAAGGCCGCTGGAACCTCACACCTGGCGCATCCGCATCGGTTCGTTCGGCGTCCAGGCGATCTGCGAATTTCCGGACAAGCGGCTCGAATTCTCAAGGACGACCTTCGCCGATCCGCGTCTGGCGAACATGCGCTGGGAGCGTGGGCGTTAA
- a CDS encoding GFA family protein — protein MDENHSGSCLCGAVRFRTRGLLRGVVYCHCSQCRKQTGHFVAATSSKDAEIDIEGADALSWYGASDAAKRGFCRSCGSVMFWKHSELDTISIMAGSFDKPTGLSAESHIFVGDKGDYYAIDDGLPQFEKSTPSIKVADE, from the coding sequence ATGGACGAAAATCACAGTGGATCATGCCTGTGCGGGGCGGTGCGCTTCCGGACGAGGGGCCTGTTGCGTGGAGTCGTCTATTGCCATTGCTCGCAATGCCGCAAGCAGACCGGCCATTTCGTCGCCGCGACCTCCTCAAAAGATGCCGAGATCGACATAGAGGGAGCCGACGCGCTCAGCTGGTACGGCGCTTCGGACGCTGCCAAACGCGGCTTCTGCCGCAGTTGCGGTTCGGTGATGTTCTGGAAGCACAGCGAGCTGGACACCATCTCGATCATGGCCGGCTCGTTCGACAAGCCGACGGGTCTTTCGGCCGAAAGCCATATCTTCGTCGGCGACAAGGGAGACTACTACGCCATCGACGACGGACTGCCGCAATTCGAGAAGTCGACACCGTCGATAAAGGTCGCGGACGAGTGA
- the mfd gene encoding transcription-repair coupling factor, which produces MSLIPSIGLPKGRAGQFIVDGVADGYEAFALVETAHEIAPDKPVLFVARDGQRLPAIIDALAFAAPGLPVLELPAWDCLPYDRVSPGADAAARRLDSLSAIIALAKKPHRAVILTTANALLQRIPPAGLIEAQTFHAKPGNQIDMNVLIARLETSGFERVPTVRDVGEFAVRGGILDLFAPGWSEALRLDFFGDTLESIRVFDVATQRTTGQRKSMALQAMSEVALTPETISRFRRSYIEAFGAPSRDDALYAAVSEGRRFAGMEHWLPFFYERLETVFDYLPDAPVVFDHLAHEALAERHTLILDHYEARRKQADAALKDAVPYKPVAPDLLYLSPENLRASLGPREDIDFTVFDAPDVGGKRVFHAGSRQGRSFAEERADPNINVFDVVVKHIADERAARRRVIVAGWTEGSLDRLGQILAEHHLGNLKPVATLAEVEKLEPGQAGFAVLPLESGFETDDMVVVAEQDILGDRLIRRSKRKKKASDFIAEASSLSSGDIVVHADHGIGRFVGLRTIEAVGAPHDCLEIHYAGDDRLFLPVENIELLSRYGSDSAEAPLDKLGGGAWQARKARLKRRLLDMAGQLIRIAAERQMRAAPTMIPAEGIYGEFAARFPYEETDDQQTAIDSVMDDLGAGKPMDRLVCGDVGFGKTEVALRAAFIAALEGFQVAVVVPTTLLSRQHFKTFSQRFSGLPIRIAQASRLVGAKELAETKKGIADGTVDIVVGTHALLGSSISFKNLGLLIIDEEQHFGVKHKERLKELKNDVHVLTLSATPIPRTLQLALTGVRELSLIATPPVDRMAVRTFISPFDPLVIRETLLRERYRGGHSFYVVPRISDLAEIHDFLKESVPELKVAVAHGQMPAGELDDIMNAFYDGQYDVLLSTTIVESGLDIPTANTLIIHRADMFGLAQLYQLRGRVGRSKVRAYALFTLPANRKLTDTAERRLKVLQSLDTLGAGFQLASHDLDIRGAGNLLGEEQSGHIKEVGFELYQQMLEEAVAEVKDSGEVLDGGWSPQIAVGTAVMIPESYVPDLQLRMALYRRLGDLESTEEIDAFGAELIDRFGPLPEEVTHLLKIVFIKALCRRANVEKLDAGPKGVVIHFRKREFPNPVGLVKFIGEQGSLAKIRADHSVVFMRDWPNAEKRLAGSAVVMTQLARLVDKAA; this is translated from the coding sequence ATGAGCCTCATTCCTTCAATCGGCCTGCCCAAGGGCCGCGCCGGCCAGTTCATCGTCGACGGCGTCGCAGACGGCTACGAAGCCTTCGCGCTGGTCGAGACGGCGCACGAGATCGCACCCGACAAGCCGGTGCTGTTCGTCGCGCGTGACGGCCAGCGGCTGCCGGCGATCATCGATGCGCTCGCCTTTGCCGCCCCCGGCTTGCCGGTGCTGGAACTGCCTGCCTGGGATTGCCTGCCCTACGATCGTGTGTCGCCTGGCGCGGACGCCGCCGCGCGGCGGCTCGACTCCCTTTCCGCCATCATTGCGCTGGCGAAGAAGCCGCATCGCGCCGTGATCCTCACCACCGCCAATGCGCTCCTGCAGCGCATTCCGCCGGCCGGGCTGATCGAGGCGCAGACCTTCCATGCCAAGCCCGGCAACCAGATCGACATGAACGTGCTGATCGCACGGCTGGAGACTTCCGGTTTCGAGCGCGTGCCGACGGTGCGCGATGTCGGCGAGTTCGCGGTGCGCGGCGGCATCCTCGATCTGTTCGCGCCCGGCTGGAGCGAGGCGCTGAGGCTCGACTTTTTCGGCGACACGCTGGAATCGATCCGTGTCTTCGACGTGGCCACGCAGCGCACCACCGGGCAGCGCAAGTCGATGGCGCTGCAGGCGATGAGCGAGGTGGCGCTGACGCCGGAGACGATCAGCCGCTTCCGCCGCTCCTATATCGAGGCGTTTGGCGCGCCGTCGCGCGACGACGCGCTCTATGCGGCGGTGAGCGAAGGCCGGCGCTTTGCCGGCATGGAGCACTGGCTGCCGTTCTTCTACGAGCGGCTGGAGACGGTGTTCGACTATCTGCCGGATGCGCCTGTCGTCTTCGACCATCTGGCGCATGAGGCGCTGGCCGAGCGCCATACGCTGATCCTCGATCACTATGAGGCGCGCCGCAAGCAGGCCGACGCCGCGCTGAAGGATGCGGTGCCCTATAAGCCGGTGGCACCGGACCTGCTCTATCTCTCGCCGGAGAACCTCCGCGCCTCGCTCGGGCCGCGCGAGGATATCGATTTCACCGTCTTCGATGCGCCCGATGTCGGCGGCAAACGAGTGTTCCATGCGGGTTCGCGGCAAGGCCGCAGCTTCGCCGAAGAGCGCGCCGATCCCAACATCAATGTCTTCGATGTCGTGGTGAAGCATATTGCCGACGAACGCGCCGCGCGCCGCCGCGTCATCGTCGCCGGCTGGACCGAAGGCTCGCTCGACCGCCTCGGCCAGATCCTCGCCGAACACCATCTCGGCAACCTCAAGCCCGTCGCCACCCTTGCCGAGGTCGAAAAGCTGGAGCCGGGGCAGGCCGGCTTCGCCGTGCTGCCGCTCGAATCCGGCTTCGAAACCGACGACATGGTCGTCGTCGCCGAGCAGGACATTCTCGGCGACAGGTTGATCCGGCGTTCGAAGCGCAAGAAGAAGGCTTCCGATTTCATCGCCGAAGCGTCGTCTCTGTCTTCCGGCGACATCGTCGTCCACGCCGATCACGGCATCGGCCGCTTCGTCGGCCTGCGCACCATCGAAGCGGTCGGCGCGCCGCACGACTGCCTCGAAATCCACTATGCCGGCGACGACCGGCTGTTCCTGCCGGTGGAAAACATCGAGCTTCTGTCGCGCTACGGCTCGGATTCGGCCGAAGCTCCTCTCGACAAGCTCGGCGGCGGCGCCTGGCAGGCGCGCAAGGCGCGCCTGAAGCGCCGCCTGCTCGACATGGCCGGGCAACTGATCCGCATCGCCGCCGAGCGTCAGATGCGCGCCGCGCCAACCATGATTCCCGCCGAGGGGATCTATGGCGAGTTCGCCGCGCGCTTCCCCTACGAGGAAACCGACGATCAGCAGACGGCGATCGACTCGGTCATGGACGACCTCGGCGCCGGCAAGCCGATGGACCGGCTTGTCTGCGGCGATGTCGGCTTCGGCAAGACGGAGGTGGCGCTGCGCGCCGCCTTCATCGCGGCGCTGGAAGGGTTTCAGGTCGCGGTCGTCGTGCCGACGACGCTTTTGTCGCGCCAGCATTTCAAGACCTTCTCGCAGCGCTTTTCCGGCCTGCCGATCCGCATCGCGCAGGCCTCGCGCCTGGTGGGCGCCAAGGAACTGGCCGAGACCAAGAAGGGGATCGCCGACGGCACGGTCGATATCGTCGTCGGCACGCATGCGCTGCTCGGGTCCTCCATCTCGTTCAAGAATCTTGGCCTCCTCATCATCGACGAGGAGCAGCATTTCGGCGTCAAGCACAAGGAAAGGCTGAAGGAGCTCAAGAACGACGTGCATGTGCTGACGCTGTCGGCGACGCCGATCCCGCGCACGCTGCAACTGGCGCTGACCGGCGTGCGCGAACTGTCGCTGATCGCCACGCCGCCGGTCGACCGCATGGCGGTGCGCACCTTCATCTCGCCCTTCGATCCGCTGGTCATCCGCGAGACGCTGCTGCGCGAACGCTATCGCGGCGGCCATTCCTTCTATGTCGTGCCGCGTATCAGCGATCTTGCCGAAATCCATGATTTCCTGAAGGAATCCGTGCCGGAGTTGAAAGTGGCGGTCGCCCATGGCCAGATGCCGGCCGGCGAGCTCGACGACATCATGAACGCCTTCTACGACGGCCAGTACGACGTGCTTCTGTCGACGACCATCGTCGAATCCGGCCTCGACATTCCGACCGCCAACACGCTGATCATCCATCGCGCCGACATGTTCGGCCTGGCGCAACTCTATCAGCTGCGCGGCCGCGTCGGCCGCTCCAAGGTACGGGCCTATGCACTGTTCACGCTGCCGGCCAACCGCAAGCTCACCGACACGGCCGAGCGCCGGCTGAAGGTGCTGCAGTCGCTGGACACGCTCGGCGCCGGCTTCCAACTCGCCAGCCACGACCTCGACATCCGGGGCGCCGGCAATCTTCTCGGCGAGGAACAGTCCGGCCATATCAAGGAGGTCGGCTTCGAGCTCTACCAGCAGATGCTGGAAGAGGCGGTGGCCGAGGTGAAGGATTCGGGCGAAGTGCTGGATGGCGGCTGGTCGCCGCAGATCGCGGTCGGCACGGCGGTGATGATCCCGGAAAGCTACGTGCCCGACCTGCAGCTTAGGATGGCGCTCTATCGCCGCCTCGGCGACCTCGAAAGCACCGAGGAGATCGATGCGTTCGGCGCCGAGCTGATCGACCGTTTCGGGCCATTGCCGGAAGAGGTGACGCACTTGTTGAAGATCGTCTTCATCAAGGCGCTCTGCCGCAGGGCCAATGTCGAGAAGCTCGACGCCGGCCCCAAGGGCGTCGTCATCCATTTCCGCAAGCGCGAGTTCCCCAACCCCGTCGGGCTGGTCAAATTCATCGGCGAGCAGGGCTCGCTGGCCAAGATCCGGGCGGACCACAGCGTCGTCTTCATGCGCGACTGGCCGAATGCGGAGAAGCGCCTGGCCGGATCGGCGGTCGTCATGACGCAGTTGGCGCGGCTGGTCGACAAAGCCGCCTAA
- a CDS encoding 3-deoxy-7-phosphoheptulonate synthase class II translates to MTKWSPNSWRAKPIKQVPAYPDLGALQATEARLATYPPLVFAGEARKLKKQLAAVAAGEAFLLQGGDCAESFAEHGADNIRDFFRVFLQMSVVLTFAGAQPVVKVGRVAGQFAKPRSSDSETKAGVTLPSYRGDIINGIEFDASSRIPDPARQEMAYRQSAATLNLLRAFAQGGYASLENVHRWMLGFVADSPQGEKYESLANRITETMDFMRAVGITSATNFALRETDFYTSHEALLLGYEEALTRVDSTSGDWYATSGHMIWIGDRTRQPDHAHVEYCRGIENPLGLKCGPSLTPDGLLELIDLLNPENEPGRLTLIARFGSDKVAEHLPKLVRAVKKEGRNVVWSSDPMHGNTIEAAGYKTRPFDRILKEVQTSFEVHRAEGTHPGGIHVEMTGKNVTECTGGARAITAEDLQDRYHTHCDPRLNADQAIELAFLVSDLLKKSHTVQHKQAASA, encoded by the coding sequence ATGACGAAATGGTCGCCGAATTCGTGGAGAGCAAAGCCGATCAAGCAGGTTCCGGCCTATCCGGACCTTGGCGCGCTGCAGGCCACGGAAGCGCGGCTCGCCACCTACCCGCCGCTGGTCTTTGCCGGCGAGGCGCGCAAGCTGAAGAAGCAACTGGCGGCGGTCGCCGCCGGCGAGGCCTTCCTGCTCCAGGGCGGCGACTGTGCAGAGAGCTTCGCCGAGCATGGCGCCGACAACATCCGCGACTTCTTCCGCGTCTTCCTCCAGATGTCGGTGGTGCTCACCTTCGCCGGCGCGCAGCCGGTGGTGAAAGTCGGCCGTGTCGCCGGTCAGTTCGCCAAGCCGCGTTCGTCCGACAGTGAGACCAAGGCCGGCGTGACGTTGCCGAGCTACCGCGGCGACATCATCAACGGCATCGAATTCGACGCCTCCTCGCGTATCCCGGATCCCGCACGGCAGGAGATGGCGTACCGCCAGTCGGCGGCCACCCTCAATCTTCTGCGCGCCTTCGCGCAGGGCGGCTACGCCAGCCTGGAGAACGTGCATCGCTGGATGCTGGGATTCGTCGCCGACAGCCCGCAGGGCGAGAAGTACGAGTCGCTTGCCAACCGCATCACCGAGACGATGGATTTCATGCGCGCGGTCGGCATCACATCCGCGACCAATTTTGCGCTGCGCGAGACCGATTTCTACACCAGCCACGAGGCGCTTCTGCTCGGCTATGAAGAAGCGCTGACCCGCGTCGACTCGACCTCCGGCGACTGGTACGCGACCTCCGGCCACATGATCTGGATCGGCGACCGCACCCGCCAGCCCGACCATGCGCATGTCGAATATTGCCGTGGCATCGAGAATCCGCTCGGCCTGAAATGCGGGCCGTCGCTGACGCCGGACGGCCTGCTGGAGCTCATCGACCTGCTCAACCCCGAGAACGAGCCTGGCCGGCTGACGCTGATCGCGCGCTTCGGCTCCGACAAGGTCGCCGAACACCTGCCGAAACTGGTGCGGGCGGTGAAGAAGGAAGGCCGCAACGTGGTGTGGTCGTCCGATCCGATGCACGGCAACACCATCGAGGCGGCCGGCTACAAGACGCGGCCGTTCGACCGCATCCTCAAGGAAGTGCAGACCTCCTTCGAGGTGCATCGCGCCGAAGGCACGCATCCGGGCGGCATCCACGTCGAGATGACCGGCAAGAACGTCACCGAATGCACCGGCGGCGCCCGCGCCATCACGGCGGAAGACCTGCAGGATCGCTACCACACCCATTGCGATCCGCGCCTCAATGCCGACCAGGCGATCGAGCTGGCCTTCCTGGTCTCGGACCTGCTCAAGAAAAGCCATACGGTCCAGCACAAGCAGGCCGCCAGCGCCTGA
- a CDS encoding DedA family protein, producing the protein MSEAIHRLIEQYGLVAVFLGCVAEGESAAILGGFFAHQQIFVLWQAFLAAFLGAFAGDTFFFTLGRSFADHAYVVRLRKRPGFRRAYRLLNTHPNIFVLTNRYVYGMRLVGGIAAGLSTVSVPRFVILNAISSAIWAALFSTVGYVFGLGAERMVGQAFARHERLLIALAVGLIVAIAAWLVAHHLAGRERAKDAREDQAGS; encoded by the coding sequence ATGAGCGAGGCCATCCACCGTCTCATCGAGCAATACGGGCTGGTCGCGGTCTTCCTCGGCTGCGTCGCCGAAGGCGAAAGCGCCGCCATCCTCGGCGGCTTCTTCGCCCACCAGCAGATATTCGTGCTCTGGCAGGCGTTCCTGGCCGCGTTCCTCGGCGCTTTCGCCGGCGACACGTTCTTCTTCACCCTCGGCCGCAGCTTTGCCGATCATGCCTATGTCGTAAGGCTGCGCAAGCGGCCGGGCTTCCGCCGCGCCTACCGGCTGCTCAACACCCATCCCAACATCTTCGTGCTGACCAACCGCTACGTCTACGGAATGCGCCTTGTCGGCGGCATCGCCGCCGGGCTGTCGACCGTATCGGTGCCGCGCTTCGTCATCCTCAACGCCATCTCGTCGGCGATCTGGGCTGCTTTGTTCAGCACCGTCGGCTACGTCTTCGGATTGGGCGCGGAGCGCATGGTCGGTCAGGCGTTCGCCCGTCACGAGCGGCTGCTCATCGCTCTGGCCGTAGGGCTCATTGTCGCTATCGCCGCCTGGCTGGTTGCTCACCACTTGGCCGGGCGCGAACGCGCCAAGGACGCGCGGGAGGATCAGGCGGGTTCATAA
- a CDS encoding diacylglycerol kinase, with the protein MQRLIDAFINSVRAFRKLAAHEKAFQQELLLLALALPAGWFISVSWRGYALLIGAVLLLIMVEVLNTGIEAACDAISREFHIDIQLAKDCGSLAVLISIAIAAGVWGIAIVERLIGAPI; encoded by the coding sequence ATGCAGCGGCTGATCGACGCTTTCATCAATTCGGTGCGGGCTTTCCGCAAGCTGGCTGCCCATGAAAAGGCATTCCAGCAGGAATTGTTGCTGCTTGCGCTGGCCCTGCCGGCCGGTTGGTTCATCTCGGTATCCTGGCGCGGCTATGCCTTGCTGATCGGCGCGGTTCTGCTCCTGATCATGGTCGAGGTGCTCAACACAGGCATCGAGGCGGCGTGCGACGCTATTTCCCGCGAGTTCCACATCGACATCCAACTTGCCAAGGATTGCGGCTCGCTGGCGGTGCTGATTTCGATTGCGATCGCCGCCGGGGTCTGGGGCATCGCCATTGTCGAGCGCCTCATCGGCGCGCCCATCTGA
- a CDS encoding GGDEF domain-containing protein translates to MQPAAAQTDRNSDIASTVVATMRQLGVLGLPRNYEIFYEALSGSNHELSLAVVSLSNRPTQEDLDQIGRTFFPQHHGPAIVEHAREMVAKELEDIAALLRSERTHIEKYGRILDETSSGLSNRSLLSQDLLQKIAGAMSAATNSTLDHNRHISSTLSEKTAELESVKSKLEEYKRLADTDPLTHIWNRRAFDKEITRIYNSNRGILFNALILADIDRFKDINDRYGHPVGDKIIQIIAEILRSSVRADMFVARTGGEEFALIVEGASEDTTYEIAERIRVLIEQTPFTSSQTGMNYGTVTVSMGICMASEADSPEDLYTKADRALYRSKVSGRNRVTRHSTMTGRAGKGWLLYKKD, encoded by the coding sequence ATGCAGCCGGCAGCCGCCCAGACCGACAGGAATAGCGACATCGCCAGCACCGTTGTGGCGACCATGCGCCAGCTCGGCGTGCTCGGCCTGCCGCGCAACTATGAAATCTTCTACGAGGCGCTGAGCGGCAGCAATCACGAGCTCAGCCTCGCCGTCGTTTCGTTGAGCAACAGGCCGACGCAGGAAGACCTCGACCAGATCGGGCGCACCTTCTTCCCGCAGCACCACGGCCCTGCCATCGTCGAGCATGCCCGCGAGATGGTCGCCAAGGAGCTCGAGGACATCGCCGCGCTGCTGCGCAGTGAGCGCACCCATATCGAAAAATACGGCCGCATCCTCGACGAGACGTCGAGCGGCCTGAGCAATCGAAGCCTTCTTTCCCAGGATCTTTTGCAGAAGATTGCCGGCGCCATGTCCGCCGCCACCAACTCGACGCTGGACCACAATCGCCATATCTCCAGCACGCTCAGCGAGAAGACCGCCGAGCTCGAGAGCGTCAAATCGAAGCTGGAGGAATACAAGCGGCTCGCCGATACCGATCCGCTGACGCATATCTGGAATCGCCGCGCCTTCGACAAGGAAATCACCCGCATCTACAACAGCAACCGCGGGATCCTGTTCAACGCGCTGATCCTTGCCGATATCGATCGCTTCAAGGACATCAACGACCGTTACGGCCACCCGGTCGGCGACAAGATCATCCAGATCATCGCCGAGATCCTCCGATCGAGCGTCCGCGCCGACATGTTCGTGGCGCGCACCGGCGGCGAGGAGTTCGCGCTGATTGTCGAAGGCGCCAGCGAAGACACCACCTACGAGATCGCCGAGCGCATCCGCGTGCTGATCGAACAAACGCCGTTCACCAGCAGCCAGACCGGGATGAACTACGGCACGGTGACCGTCTCCATGGGTATCTGCATGGCCTCCGAGGCCGACAGTCCCGAAGACCTCTACACCAAGGCTGACCGCGCGCTCTATCGCTCCAAGGTCAGCGGACGCAACCGCGTCACCAGGCATTCCACCATGACCGGCCGCGCCGGCAAGGGTTGGCTGCTCTACAAGAAAGACTGA
- a CDS encoding DNA-3-methyladenine glycosylase I — protein MADFQKIRARAAKRKGGEEALASLLGPMPDNAAVAKVPDDRILSTMAERIFAAGFVWRVIEQKWPGFEEAFLGFEPKRLLFQPDDFWHELASDKRIVRNPQKIKSVRDNAAFVDRVSKEHGSFGKFLAQWPADDQVGLTAYLGKHGSRLGGNTGQYFLRWLEWDTFVISADMAAALRDAGLDIAESPTSKRDLDKIQAQINQWSSESGLPRRHISRILAMSIGENRSVEALSEYMND, from the coding sequence ATGGCCGATTTCCAGAAAATTCGTGCCCGGGCGGCAAAGCGCAAGGGCGGTGAAGAGGCGTTGGCGTCGCTGCTTGGACCGATGCCCGACAATGCCGCGGTGGCGAAAGTTCCCGATGACCGCATCCTCTCCACCATGGCCGAGCGGATCTTTGCCGCCGGCTTCGTCTGGCGCGTCATCGAGCAGAAGTGGCCGGGCTTCGAGGAGGCGTTCCTCGGTTTCGAGCCAAAGCGGCTCCTGTTCCAGCCGGACGATTTCTGGCACGAGCTGGCATCCGACAAGCGCATCGTGCGCAATCCGCAGAAGATCAAATCCGTTCGGGACAATGCCGCCTTCGTCGACCGCGTCTCGAAGGAACATGGCAGCTTCGGCAAGTTCCTTGCCCAATGGCCGGCCGACGACCAGGTCGGACTGACCGCCTATCTCGGCAAGCATGGCAGCCGGCTTGGCGGCAATACCGGCCAGTATTTCCTGCGCTGGCTGGAGTGGGACACGTTCGTCATCTCGGCCGACATGGCGGCAGCGCTGCGCGACGCCGGCCTAGACATCGCCGAAAGCCCGACGTCCAAGCGGGATCTCGACAAGATCCAGGCCCAGATCAACCAATGGTCGTCCGAGAGCGGGCTGCCGCGACGGCACATCTCGCGCATCCTGGCGATGTCGATCGGTGAGAACCGCTCCGTGGAAGCGCTAAGCGAGTACATGAACGACTAG
- a CDS encoding antitoxin Xre/MbcA/ParS toxin-binding domain-containing protein, protein MQRPVAAATAAENAVITKATLRAADLLDITARTLALVIGVSEATVSRMRKQEFLLERGTKPFELAVLFVRLFRSLDAIVGGDETVARAWLKNPNTALDGTPLEKILTIAGLVDVIAYLDSRRALV, encoded by the coding sequence ATGCAACGTCCTGTCGCTGCCGCGACGGCGGCGGAAAATGCCGTCATCACCAAGGCCACGCTGCGCGCGGCCGACCTGCTTGACATCACCGCGAGAACGCTGGCGCTGGTCATCGGCGTCTCGGAAGCGACGGTCTCGCGCATGCGCAAGCAGGAATTCCTGCTCGAGCGCGGCACCAAGCCGTTCGAGCTTGCGGTGCTGTTCGTCCGTCTGTTCCGCTCGCTCGACGCCATCGTCGGCGGCGACGAGACCGTCGCCCGGGCATGGCTGAAGAACCCGAACACGGCGCTCGACGGCACGCCGCTCGAAAAGATCCTGACCATTGCCGGACTTGTCGATGTCATCGCCTACCTGGACTCCCGACGCGCTCTCGTCTGA